In Streptomyces camelliae, the sequence TGTCCGGATGTCCGTCGACGAGCATCTCCCGGTGGACGGCAGCGTGCACCACGCGGCCGAAGACGAGGGTGGAGTCACCGATCCGCAGAGTGCTGTGCACCCTGCACTCCAGCGCAGCCGGTGCCCCCGCGATCCGGGGCGGTCCGACCGACAGGCTCGGTTCTCGTTGAATGCCGAGGGCCTCGAACTCGCTGATTCCGCGCGGAAAGTCCGTGGCGGTGGCATTGATCGTCTCGAAGTCGTTCTCGCAGGCCAGGTTGACGACGAACTCGCCGGTCTCCTCGACGTTGCGCAATGTGTCCTTGAGCCCCACGGAAGTGAACTGCACGATGGGCGGCTCCACGGACGCGATGGTGAAGAACGAGTGCGGCGCCAGGTTGTCGACCCCGTCACGCCCGAGCGTCGACACCCATGCGATCGGCCGGGGCACCACCAGGGCTGTGAGAAGGGCGTAGAACTCCCGGGCGGTCATCCGGTCCGGGGCGAACGACTCGCGCAGCCCGCTGCCGTCCGTGGCTCGGCCTGGCCGGTGAGTTTTCACGGTCAGCGCCAGCTGACGGGGTTGCGGTAGCTGGTGACGCGATCCAGTCGGCGCCAGCGGGCCCGGGGGTGCCGGTCGCCGTGGGCGAAACGGGGCTGGGCCACGCGGCGGGCCGCGGCCGCGCGGGCCATGAGCACGACGGTGAGCGCGGCGAGCTCGTCGTCGGTGGCCTCGCCCTTGACGATCTGGACCGTCGGCACGGTGGCGGAGGTCATCGCTGCCTTCCTCGGTGCTGGGTGGATGTTCGGTGGTCAGGGGATCAGGCGGCTACTGGGGTGGGTTGCCGTGTTTGCGCGCGGGGAGGTCGGCGTGCTTGGTGCGGAGCATCCGCAGGGCGCGGACGAGGACTTCGCGGGTGGCGGCGGGGTCGATGACGTCGTCGACCAGGCCGCGTTCGGCGGCGTAGTAGGGGTGCATCAGCTCGTCCTTGTAGCGCTGCACCATCTCGACGCGCTTGGCCTCGGGGTCGTCGGCGGCGGCGATGTCACGACGGAAGATCACGTTGGCGGCGCCCTCCGCGCCCATCACCGCGATCTCGTTGGTCGGCCACGCGAACGCCAGGTCCGCGCCCACCGAGCGGGAGTCCATCACGATGTACGCGCCGCCGTAGGCCTTGCGCAGCACCACCGAGATCCGCGGCACCGTCGCGTTGCAGTACGCGTACAGCAGCTTGGCGCCGTGGCGGATGATGCCGCCGTGCTCCTGGTCCACGCCTGGCAGGAAGCCCGGCACGTCCAGCAGTGTCACGAGCGGGATGTTGAACGCGTCGCACAGCTGCACGAACCGTGCGGCCTTTTCCGACGCGTGGATGTCCAGCACCCCGGCCAGGGACCGCGGCTGGTTCGCGACGATGCCCACGACCTGCCCGTCCATCCGGGTCAGCGCGCAGATCACGTTGGTGGCCCAGCGCTCATGGATCTCCATGAACTGGCCGTCGTCGGCCAGCTCCTCGATCACCTTGCGCATGTCGTACGGGCGGTTGCCGTCCGTCGGCACCAGGTCGAGCAGCGCCTCGCAGCGGCGGTCGGCCGGGTCCCCGGACATCTCCACCGGCGGGGTCTCCCGGTTGTTCTGTGGCAGCATCGACAGCAGGAACCGGACCTCGTCCAGGCACGCGCGCTCGTCGTCGTAGGCGAAGTGCGCCACGCCCGAGACCTCGGCGTGCACGTCCGCGCCGCCGAGCCCGTTCTGCGAGATCTGCTCACCGGTGACGGCCTTGACCACGTCCGGGCCGGTGATGAACATCTGCGAGGTCTCGCGGACCATGAAGACGAAGTCCGTCAACGCCGGGGAGTAGGCGGCACCGCCCGCACACGGGCCCAGCATCACCGAGATCTGCGGGATCACCCCCGAGGCACGGGTGTTGCGCTGGAAGATCCCACCGTACCCGGCCAGCGCCGTGACGCCCTCCTGGATACGCGCACCCGCCCCGTCGTTCAACGACACCAGCGGCGCACCCGCCGCGATGGCCATGTCCATGATCTTGTGGATCTTCTGCGCGTGGGCCTCGCCCAGGGCGCCGCCGAAGATCCGGAAGTCGTGGGCGTAGACGAAGACCGTCCGGCCGTGGACGGCGCCCCAGCCGGTGATGACGCCGTCGGTGTAGGGCTTCTTGGCCTCCAGTCCGAAGCCGGTTGCCCGGTGCCGGCGCAGCGGCTCCACCTCGTTGAAGGAACCCTCGTCCAGCAGCAGGCCGATCCGCTCACGTGCGGTCAGCTTCCCCTTCGCGTGTTGCGCCTCGGTCGCCGCCTCACTCGGCCCTGCCAGAACCTTCCTTCGCAGTTCGCCGAGCTCTGCTGTTCTCGCATCGGCTCCGCGAACAGCGATCGGTCCGTCGAGTAGGGACGTCATGACACTCCGTATCTACGTGGGGCCGATGGGAAAGGGCAGCGCCGGCCGGTCCCTGCTGGAGACGGGGCTCCCAGGGCCCGGCCGGCGCTCGCGGGTCCGTGCCGCGGGGGAGTTCGGCACGGCCCGGGTCAGTGCGCCTACGGCGCTCGTCGATCCGGCACTCAGCACCGGCGCCGGCAAAGGATCAGGTACGACGGGCGGGACGCTCAGGCGGACTTCCGGTCGCCCGGGTATCCGCCGAGCTCCTCGTTCGCGTTGATGGAGAGGTTCTCGGCCATCAGAACGTCACGCTGGAGGTGCCACAACCGCGGCGACGGCTCGACACCGAGTTCCCGTCGCAACGACGTGCGCACTCTGCTGTATGCGGAGAGCGCCTGGTCTCGTCGGCCGGAGCGGTGCAGGGCGAGGATGTACTGAGCGTGGATGTGTTCATGAAGCGGATGCTGAGCTGTGAGCGCGCTCAGTTCACTCACGACGCTGCGGTGCCGTCCAAGGCGCAGTTCGGCCTCGATACGTCCCTCGATCGCGCCGATGTGCAGCTCTTCCAGGCGAGCCGCTTCGATGGCGAGGAGCGGGCCGGGTGACACGTCGGTGAACGGGCCGCCACGCCAGAGACTCTCCGCCATGCGGTACGCGTCGACTGCGCCCTGGAAGTCACGGGCAGCGACGAGCCGGTGACCGTTCTGCACGTGCTCCCCGAAGATACGGGCGTCCAACCCGCCGTCGGCGAGCCGGATCTGGTAGCCCCCGTCACGAGTGACAAGGACCTGCTTTCCGTCCACGCCGGCGTCACTGATTCGTTTACGCAGGGCGAGCACATAGGTCTGGAGTGCGGTCACTGCGCTCTTGGGCGGGGTCTCCTCCCAGATCTCTTCGATGAGCTGGTCGTTGGAGATCATCCCCGCGGACAGCGCAAGCAGAGCCAGGACCCTGCGCTGCTTGAGAGCGGTCGGATGTACGGAGATCTTGCCTATACGGGCGCTCAGTGTGCCAAGTACCTTGACGTGCAACTGACTTTCCCCCCCGGGTCAGAGTGCGAACGATCAAGCGGTTATTGTCATGCTCCTGCTCTTGTCTGGCATGGGTGTTTTACCGGTTGCATGCCGGCGGGGTGACGCCGACGGCACGCAACCGGTCGGCCGGCTAAGCCGACTGCTTGTTCCGTCCGATGAAGCCGACGGACAGCAGCAGACCGAGCAGCAGCGCAGCTGTGGCGATGATCAGTGCGGTGCGGCTCCCGTCCGTGGAGCTGGCGGCGGCGTGCAGCACCGAGCCGAGTACCGAGACCCCGATGACGGCACCGGTCTGGCGTGCGGAGTTCAGCACGCCAGACGCGATGCCGACCTGCTCCTTCGGTGTGGCCGAAACCGTCGCCGTCACCAGGGAGGGAATCGCGAAGGACACGCCGAAGCCGAAGACCAGCAGGCCGAACCCGATCAGCAGGGTGTGCGCGGTTCCCGTGCCCGTGATGCCGACCGCGAGAACGGCCGCACCCACCGTCAGGAGTCCGAAGCCCAGAACGGACGGCTTCCGCGGTCCGGACCGCGCGACCAGTCGGCCCGTGTAGATGGGGTTGAAGGCCGTCGGCAGGGTGAGCGGCAGGAAGGCGCAGCCTGCCAGCAGGGCAGAAAGGCCACGCGCCTGCTGGAAGTAGAGGGACATGACGAACAGCAGCCCGGAGAGGCCGAAGTTGACGAGCAGGCCGTTGAGCACACTGGCCGAGAAGGTGGCGTTGCGGAAGAGCAGCAGCGGGAGCATGGGACCACGCGGCCCGGCCGGTCGGCGTTCCACGACCAGGAAGACGGCCCCGGCCACCAGGGCGACGGCGAGCGCCGCCAGCACGGGCATCGAGCTCCAGCCGAGATTCTCGCTCTGGATCACGCCGAACGTGAGCCCGGCAAGCGCCAGCACCGCGCTGATCTGGCCGGGCAGGTCCACCCCACGGCTGGTGTTCACCTTGGTCTCGGGCGCGTGGGCGCGTGCGATGAGCACGCTGACCAGCGCCACGGGCACGTTGATGGCGAAGATGCTGCGCCAGCCGAGGGCGTCGGTGAGCACACCGCCGAGGACCGGGCCGGCGGCCAGCGCCGCACCGGTGATGGCCGCCCAGGAGCCGAGTGCGCGAGCGCGCTGAGCCGGGTCGGTGAAGGTGGTGGCGATGACGGCCATGGAGGAAGGCAGCAGCGCGGCACCCGCGATGCCGAGCAGGGCGCGCATGGTGATCAACACGCCGAGGTTCGGCGAGAAGACCGTGATCAGCGACGCGAGCAGGAAGGCCCAGGTGCCGACGACGAAGACCCGTCGCCCGCCGAAACGGTCGGACAGCGCACCCATGGTGAGCAGCAGTGCGGCGAACGTCAGGGTGTAGCCGTTGACCACCCACTGCAGCCCGGACAGTCCGCCTCCGATGTCGCTGCGGATGGCGGGCAGCGCGACATTCACCACACTGGTGTCGAGGAGAACCATGAAGTAGCCGAGCGAGAGGCCGATGAGCAGCAGCCGTCGGCGTGCGGGGTTCTCGGAGAGCGTCTCACTGGAGACGCCGGAGGCCTGCGTAGTTGGCGCAGACATGACACACCTTTCATGAAGCGGAAACGGCCGGGTACAAGAGTGGTGGCCGTCAGAGAGGTTGGAACTCAAGCTTGACAAGAGCGGAAGCCGATCGGAAACGGGAGCTTCCGATGGCATCATCGGGAGAACCGATGCCAACGCCGGGGGGACAGCATCATGCAGCTGCGGCAGCTCAGTACATTCCGCACCGTGGCCGACGCTTTGAACGTCACTCGCGCCGCTGAGCGGCTGAACTACGCACAGTCGAGTGTGACCGAACAGATCAAGGCACTGGAACAGGATCTGGGTGTGCACCTGTTCGAGCGATCCAACCGCGGTCTGCGGCTCACCCCGGCGGGGCGCCGCCTGGTCGACTACGCCGAGAGAATGCTCTCCCTCGCCGAGGAGGCCAGGGCGGCCGTCACCGAGGTCGGCAGTCCCGGAGGTGAGTTGCTGATCGGGGCGCCGGAAACGCTCTGCGTCTACCGGCTCCCCTCGCTGCTCACCCGCTTCCGTGAGGAATGCCCGAAGGTGCACGTGGTGCTGCGCCCCGGGAACCGGGAGGAGTGCCGCAGCGGGGTGCGTGAAGGAGCCCTGGACCTCTGTTTCACTTTTGGTGCGCCCCCGGACCACCCGGACCTGGAGAGCATGCCGCTTCTGCCGGAACCGGTCGTCGTCGTGGCCCCCAAGGGCCACCCGCTGACACGACGGGAGTCGGTCACCAGCTCCGATCTCGCCGGCGTCGACTTCCTGGTGACGGAGTCCGGTTGCAGCTACCGGCTGATGTTCGAGGAGGCACTCGGGTCCGCACCGGGGCCCCGCCCTCGGGTTGCGGCGGAGCTCACCAGCATCGGCGCCCTGCGGACGTGTGTCGCGGCCGGCATGGGCTGTGCGTTGCTGCCGCAGATCGCCGTGGCCGCGGATCTGGCCCGGGGGGCCGTCGGCCTGGTCCCGTGGCGAGGGCTTCAGTACGAGGCTCTGATCCACGCGACCTGGAGGCGCAACGGGCAGCAGGCCCCAGGGCTGCTGCCCTTTCTCGACGCCACCAGGACGTTGCTGGGCCGGCAGAGCACCACGCG encodes:
- a CDS encoding flavin reductase family protein: MRESFAPDRMTAREFYALLTALVVPRPIAWVSTLGRDGVDNLAPHSFFTIASVEPPIVQFTSVGLKDTLRNVEETGEFVVNLACENDFETINATATDFPRGISEFEALGIQREPSLSVGPPRIAGAPAALECRVHSTLRIGDSTLVFGRVVHAAVHREMLVDGHPDIGLLRPLARLGKDEWATLGAVREIKRVRYADRPGPTPSPDA
- a CDS encoding acyl-CoA carboxylase subunit epsilon, which codes for MTSATVPTVQIVKGEATDDELAALTVVLMARAAAARRVAQPRFAHGDRHPRARWRRLDRVTSYRNPVSWR
- a CDS encoding acyl-CoA carboxylase subunit beta, with translation MTSLLDGPIAVRGADARTAELGELRRKVLAGPSEAATEAQHAKGKLTARERIGLLLDEGSFNEVEPLRRHRATGFGLEAKKPYTDGVITGWGAVHGRTVFVYAHDFRIFGGALGEAHAQKIHKIMDMAIAAGAPLVSLNDGAGARIQEGVTALAGYGGIFQRNTRASGVIPQISVMLGPCAGGAAYSPALTDFVFMVRETSQMFITGPDVVKAVTGEQISQNGLGGADVHAEVSGVAHFAYDDERACLDEVRFLLSMLPQNNRETPPVEMSGDPADRRCEALLDLVPTDGNRPYDMRKVIEELADDGQFMEIHERWATNVICALTRMDGQVVGIVANQPRSLAGVLDIHASEKAARFVQLCDAFNIPLVTLLDVPGFLPGVDQEHGGIIRHGAKLLYAYCNATVPRISVVLRKAYGGAYIVMDSRSVGADLAFAWPTNEIAVMGAEGAANVIFRRDIAAADDPEAKRVEMVQRYKDELMHPYYAAERGLVDDVIDPAATREVLVRALRMLRTKHADLPARKHGNPPQ
- a CDS encoding AfsR/SARP family transcriptional regulator; the encoded protein is MHVKVLGTLSARIGKISVHPTALKQRRVLALLALSAGMISNDQLIEEIWEETPPKSAVTALQTYVLALRKRISDAGVDGKQVLVTRDGGYQIRLADGGLDARIFGEHVQNGHRLVAARDFQGAVDAYRMAESLWRGGPFTDVSPGPLLAIEAARLEELHIGAIEGRIEAELRLGRHRSVVSELSALTAQHPLHEHIHAQYILALHRSGRRDQALSAYSRVRTSLRRELGVEPSPRLWHLQRDVLMAENLSINANEELGGYPGDRKSA
- a CDS encoding MFS transporter, giving the protein MSAPTTQASGVSSETLSENPARRRLLLIGLSLGYFMVLLDTSVVNVALPAIRSDIGGGLSGLQWVVNGYTLTFAALLLTMGALSDRFGGRRVFVVGTWAFLLASLITVFSPNLGVLITMRALLGIAGAALLPSSMAVIATTFTDPAQRARALGSWAAITGAALAAGPVLGGVLTDALGWRSIFAINVPVALVSVLIARAHAPETKVNTSRGVDLPGQISAVLALAGLTFGVIQSENLGWSSMPVLAALAVALVAGAVFLVVERRPAGPRGPMLPLLLFRNATFSASVLNGLLVNFGLSGLLFVMSLYFQQARGLSALLAGCAFLPLTLPTAFNPIYTGRLVARSGPRKPSVLGFGLLTVGAAVLAVGITGTGTAHTLLIGFGLLVFGFGVSFAIPSLVTATVSATPKEQVGIASGVLNSARQTGAVIGVSVLGSVLHAAASSTDGSRTALIIATAALLLGLLLSVGFIGRNKQSA
- a CDS encoding LysR family transcriptional regulator — its product is MQLRQLSTFRTVADALNVTRAAERLNYAQSSVTEQIKALEQDLGVHLFERSNRGLRLTPAGRRLVDYAERMLSLAEEARAAVTEVGSPGGELLIGAPETLCVYRLPSLLTRFREECPKVHVVLRPGNREECRSGVREGALDLCFTFGAPPDHPDLESMPLLPEPVVVVAPKGHPLTRRESVTSSDLAGVDFLVTESGCSYRLMFEEALGSAPGPRPRVAAELTSIGALRTCVAAGMGCALLPQIAVAADLARGAVGLVPWRGLQYEALIHATWRRNGQQAPGLLPFLDATRTLLGRQSTTRQDQG